One Ostrea edulis chromosome 2, xbOstEdul1.1, whole genome shotgun sequence genomic region harbors:
- the LOC125679881 gene encoding vascular cell adhesion protein 1-like: MQGSLPDPMLLIIIVSLFRGIYSQSSLPGNPILGLVDSTNEGDTVTLTCTSYGGNPLPTVRWYKNTLLVDAGSSPNGNGDGVYTFGSTTATYNNYTFQVSRSDNSVSYICKVNSSSLSSELARSLNIEVYVPAGSPVLAGPVPAATTALDVGRTYNYTCLASNGYPVANINWKLGTSVENSLDLQQGVSGRTIRVSESTVTNADSTLTKSSLLSWVPIADDNGKILFCVTTQNSASGGTITKTASSAIFVQQIPIVQIMNSSYTVEVGQTVRLGCEVQTALPPATNVYWSRLINGVYNRIAIDNVRFFGSTTSNANLTITNVVLSDATSYQCSATNTAGTGNSGATTLIVTGSEY, encoded by the exons ATGCAGGGTTCTCTTCCAGATCCAATGCTGTTAATAATAATTGTTTCGTTATTTCGTGGGATCTATTCACAATCCT CCCTGCCAGGCAACCCAATCCTCGGCCTTGTTGACTCAACGAACGAGGGCGATACGGTGACCTTGACTTGTACGTCTTATGGAGGCAATCCACTACCTACTGTCCGGTGGTATAAAAATACACTACTGGTGGATGCAGGAAGTAGTCCAAATGGAAACGGAGACGGCGTGTATACATTTGGATCCACCACTGCGACTTACAACAACTACACTTTCCAAGTGTCAAGGTCGGATAATTCTGTGTCCTATATCTGCAAGGTCAACAGTTCTTCGTTATCAAGTGAACTTGCACGATCCCTGAATATAGAAGTATAcg TCCCCGCTGGTAGTCCCGTCCTCGCTGGACCCGTTCCAGCAGCAACAACAGCACTTGATGTCGGTAGAACTTATAATTATACCTGTCTTGCCAGTAATGGATACCCAGTCGCAAATATCAACTGGAAATTGGGTACCTCGGTCGAAAACTCTCTAGATCTGCAACAGGGAGTGTCGGGAAGAACGATTCGAGTGTCCGAGAGCACAGTCACCAATGCGGATAGTACTCTGACCAAGAGTAGTTTACTTAGTTGGGTTCCTATCGCTGATGACAACGGAAAGATTCTGTTCTGTGTAACGACTCAGAATTCAGCATCAGGTGGAACCATTACAAAAACAGCCAGTTCAGCTATCTTTGTACAGC aaatccCCATTGTGCAGATCATGAATAGTAGTTACACCGTTGAAGTTGGCCAGACGGTGCGTTTGGGTTGTGAAGTTCAGACAGCATTGCCACCAGCAACAAACGTCTACTGGAGTAGACTGATCAATGGCGTCTACAACAGGATAGCAATTGATAATGTGCGGTTTTTCGGGTCCACTACTAGTAATGCTAACTTAACCATTACCAATGTTGTACTCAGTGACGCTACAAGCTACCAGTGTTCCGCAACTAACACCGCGGGAACAGGCAACAGTGGTGCCACCACACTGATTGTGACCGGAAGTGAGTATTAG